The Methanoplanus sp. FWC-SCC4 genome has a window encoding:
- the carB gene encoding carbamoyl-phosphate synthase large subunit: MPLRNDIKKVILIGSGPIQIGQAAEFDFSGSQACRSIREEGIEVVLVNSNPATIQTDPDMADIIYVEPLKADIIAKIIEKEKPDGILSGMGGQTGLNLTAELAEMGALKGVEILGTPLEAIYKGEDREQFKELMNEIGEPVPKSMILESMAQIDEAYETVGLPAIIRPAYTLGGAGGGVANTYDELKRIVELGLQRSRIHQVLIEESVIGWKEIEFEVMRDSSDTCIIICGMENVDAMGVHTGESVVVAPILTLRDDEFQRLRTSAIKIIRALDVQGGCNVQMAYKDGDYRIIEVNPRVSRSSALASKATGYPIARVASKIAVGLRLDEIKNTVTGCTPASFEPAIDYVVVKVPRWPFDKFKKADRTLTTAMKSTGEVMSIGRTLEEAFMKAMRSLDTDVTEHTSEAEIRMLLQHPTDERFGCLFDAFRQGMEVEEVSKLSYIDSFFLHKIANIVSVEKSLKTAPSDEDIILAKRYGFTVTEISALSGIPEEKIEDLTGSPVYKMVDTCAAEFPAKTPYFYSTTGSACEIERSDKEKVLILGSGPIRIGQGIEFDYCTVHAVMALRERGTEVHIVNNNPETVSTDFDTSDRLFFEPMKLEDITNILKKDEYAGVMVQFGGQNSVNLAVPIEEKIKELGLNTKILGTTPDSMDMAEDRDRFSQLLDELMIPSPANSSAYSEEEAFEIAKKIGYPLLVRPSYVLGGRAMELVHDDIELQNYIKEAVRVSKKHPVLLDSFLQNAVELDVDAVCDGEDVLIGGIMEHIEEAGVHSGDSACVIPPQSLSDDIISTVRDYTKKLALGIGVVGLINIQYAVKDGVVYVIEANPRASRTVPFVSKATGIPLAKIAALAMTGIRLKDLEYKEPTLNHVAVKEVLLPFNKLPGVDAVLGPEMKSTGEVMGIDYDFGRAYYKASRAADNQLPLEGTVFISIGNENKPDIIPIARKLCELGLSIIATSGTVDLLAGNNIQAKLVRKVQEGSPNVIDIMRKGEVSLIINTPSGKYSRQDHMQIMRAALDFGIPYITTLQAARAAAMAIETMKNEDVTIEPLSHYHNLMN, translated from the coding sequence ATGCCGCTACGAAATGACATAAAAAAAGTAATTCTCATCGGTTCAGGGCCAATTCAGATAGGTCAGGCTGCCGAATTTGATTTTTCAGGATCGCAGGCCTGCAGATCTATTCGTGAAGAAGGAATTGAAGTAGTACTTGTAAATTCAAATCCTGCAACAATACAGACAGATCCTGATATGGCAGACATCATCTATGTCGAGCCGTTAAAAGCAGATATAATTGCAAAAATAATTGAAAAAGAGAAACCTGACGGAATTCTCAGTGGAATGGGCGGTCAGACAGGTCTTAACCTGACTGCCGAACTTGCTGAAATGGGTGCTTTAAAGGGTGTGGAAATACTTGGAACTCCGCTTGAAGCAATCTACAAAGGTGAGGACCGCGAGCAGTTCAAGGAGCTCATGAATGAAATTGGTGAACCTGTACCAAAAAGTATGATCCTTGAATCAATGGCACAGATTGACGAAGCTTATGAAACAGTCGGTCTCCCTGCAATCATCAGACCTGCATACACTCTTGGAGGTGCAGGCGGTGGAGTTGCAAACACATATGATGAACTAAAAAGGATTGTTGAGCTTGGCCTTCAGCGTTCACGTATCCATCAGGTGCTCATAGAAGAGAGTGTTATCGGATGGAAGGAAATCGAATTTGAAGTAATGCGTGACTCATCCGACACCTGTATCATCATCTGTGGTATGGAAAATGTTGACGCAATGGGTGTTCACACCGGCGAGAGTGTTGTAGTGGCCCCTATCCTGACATTGCGCGATGACGAGTTCCAGCGTCTTAGAACCTCGGCAATAAAAATCATCCGTGCCCTGGATGTTCAGGGGGGCTGCAATGTTCAGATGGCCTATAAAGACGGGGACTACAGAATTATTGAAGTCAACCCCCGTGTATCACGCTCATCAGCACTTGCTTCAAAAGCAACAGGTTATCCAATCGCCCGTGTAGCTTCAAAAATAGCAGTCGGATTAAGACTTGATGAAATCAAAAACACTGTTACCGGATGCACACCTGCATCTTTTGAACCTGCAATAGACTATGTTGTTGTAAAAGTTCCAAGATGGCCGTTTGATAAATTCAAAAAAGCAGACCGGACACTTACAACTGCAATGAAGAGTACAGGGGAGGTAATGTCAATTGGAAGGACTCTCGAAGAGGCCTTTATGAAAGCCATGAGATCTCTTGATACCGATGTAACGGAACATACATCAGAGGCAGAGATCAGGATGCTTTTGCAGCATCCGACAGATGAACGCTTTGGATGCCTCTTTGATGCTTTCCGTCAGGGGATGGAAGTTGAGGAGGTTTCAAAGCTTTCCTATATTGACAGTTTCTTTTTGCATAAAATCGCAAATATTGTCAGTGTTGAAAAAAGCCTGAAAACCGCTCCTTCAGATGAAGATATAATTCTTGCAAAGAGATACGGATTTACAGTAACTGAAATCAGTGCTCTTTCAGGAATCCCTGAAGAAAAAATTGAGGATCTGACAGGAAGTCCTGTCTACAAAATGGTCGACACCTGTGCTGCCGAATTCCCTGCCAAAACACCTTACTTCTATTCAACTACAGGCAGTGCCTGTGAAATAGAGAGGAGCGATAAAGAAAAAGTCCTTATTTTGGGCTCAGGTCCTATCCGTATCGGCCAGGGAATTGAATTTGATTACTGCACTGTCCATGCTGTAATGGCTCTCAGAGAACGCGGAACAGAAGTTCATATTGTAAACAACAATCCCGAAACAGTTTCCACTGATTTTGATACATCCGACAGACTGTTCTTTGAACCTATGAAACTTGAGGATATTACAAACATCCTCAAAAAGGATGAATATGCTGGAGTCATGGTTCAGTTCGGAGGACAGAATTCCGTAAATCTTGCCGTTCCTATTGAAGAGAAGATAAAAGAACTCGGCCTTAACACAAAGATTCTCGGAACAACCCCTGATTCAATGGATATGGCAGAGGATCGTGACAGATTCAGTCAGCTTCTCGATGAACTGATGATACCGTCACCTGCAAACAGTTCTGCATATTCTGAAGAAGAAGCGTTTGAAATCGCAAAAAAAATCGGATACCCGCTTTTAGTCAGGCCTTCATATGTTCTTGGCGGAAGGGCAATGGAGCTAGTCCACGATGACATCGAACTTCAAAATTACATAAAGGAAGCAGTCCGTGTCAGTAAAAAACACCCTGTCCTTCTGGATTCTTTCCTCCAGAATGCAGTGGAGCTTGACGTTGATGCTGTTTGTGACGGCGAGGATGTTTTAATCGGCGGAATTATGGAGCACATTGAAGAAGCCGGTGTTCACAGCGGGGATTCTGCATGTGTAATTCCGCCCCAGTCATTATCAGACGATATTATTTCAACCGTCAGGGATTACACCAAAAAACTTGCTCTTGGAATCGGCGTTGTTGGTCTTATTAACATCCAGTATGCTGTAAAAGACGGTGTTGTATATGTTATTGAGGCAAACCCGCGTGCAAGCAGAACAGTGCCGTTTGTTTCAAAGGCAACCGGAATTCCTCTCGCAAAGATTGCCGCTCTTGCAATGACGGGAATCAGATTAAAGGATCTGGAATACAAAGAGCCAACATTAAATCACGTTGCAGTTAAGGAAGTTCTGCTGCCATTTAACAAACTACCCGGAGTGGACGCAGTCTTAGGTCCGGAAATGAAAAGTACCGGCGAAGTCATGGGAATAGACTATGATTTCGGTCGTGCATATTACAAGGCAAGTCGCGCTGCAGACAATCAGCTTCCGCTTGAAGGAACGGTCTTTATTTCAATAGGAAATGAAAACAAACCGGATATCATACCAATCGCCAGAAAACTCTGCGAACTTGGCCTTTCAATCATTGCAACAAGCGGAACAGTTGATTTACTTGCAGGAAATAACATTCAGGCAAAACTGGTACGCAAAGTTCAGGAAGGATCACCAAATGTCATAGACATCATGAGAAAAGGTGAGGTTAGCCTGATTATCAACACTCCGTCCGGCAAATATTCACGCCAGGATCATATGCAGATTATGCGTGCGGCACTTGATTTCGGAATCCCGTATATTACAACACTTCAGGCCGCAAGGGCTGCTGCAATGGCTATTGAAACAATGAAGAACGAAGACGTGACAATTGAGCCATTAAGTCATTATCATAATCTGATGAATTAA
- a CDS encoding DUF5711 family protein: MNRNIMLIKKSALYFVLIILILSLLPAAASAQSDATLLWKYTQNTNFADTDISSDGNFVLAGGTNSKVYLLNKAGNLLWEKQVDGAVSGLSISDDAQYASVGTKSGSLYVFDRDGNILWTKKMGEVVYDATVSAHGGFVAAGSNDGNLYLYKTGGELVWKKSIGGDIYGVSISSDGSLIAAGQKLFNVYLYDLDGNRLWSYKTDEQVFDVDISPDGSIIVAGSADGRVDVIDKSGKKIWGTNIMTPVNGVSSSLYGKYVALGGNDNYARLYSDNGQFVLKYLTFGNIRGISLSPEGMHMSVASNDGNIYFLSLPLTTIPTPAPLPTVTPLPPVGSGELIVNSSPSGANIYLDNAYAGLTPLTLKDVSAGTHKIIVKMAGYEDWNSEIYMEGGQKSYISAELTPMKPPAETPVQPVTVLTGLFIGMMILFVSKKD, encoded by the coding sequence ATGAACAGGAATATTATGTTAATAAAAAAGTCTGCCTTATATTTTGTGCTGATAATTCTGATATTATCACTTTTACCGGCAGCTGCATCTGCACAATCGGATGCAACACTTCTTTGGAAATACACACAGAACACAAATTTTGCAGATACTGACATATCATCGGATGGAAATTTTGTGCTTGCAGGAGGAACTAATTCAAAGGTTTATCTGTTGAACAAAGCAGGAAATTTATTGTGGGAAAAGCAGGTTGACGGTGCTGTCAGCGGCCTTTCAATATCAGATGATGCACAGTATGCCTCTGTCGGTACAAAATCCGGTTCACTGTATGTCTTTGACAGGGACGGTAATATCCTTTGGACAAAGAAAATGGGTGAGGTTGTATATGATGCCACTGTATCGGCCCACGGAGGATTTGTTGCCGCAGGCTCAAATGACGGCAATCTGTATCTGTACAAAACAGGAGGGGAACTTGTCTGGAAGAAAAGTATAGGGGGGGACATCTATGGTGTTTCCATAAGTTCAGACGGAAGCCTGATCGCCGCAGGACAAAAACTCTTCAATGTGTATCTGTATGATCTTGACGGCAACAGGTTATGGTCATATAAAACCGATGAACAGGTCTTTGATGTTGATATATCACCGGACGGAAGTATAATTGTTGCAGGATCTGCTGACGGGAGAGTTGATGTGATTGATAAATCCGGTAAAAAAATATGGGGCACAAATATAATGACCCCTGTAAACGGAGTATCTTCATCATTATACGGCAAATATGTTGCACTTGGTGGAAATGACAATTATGCCAGACTCTATTCTGATAACGGACAGTTTGTTCTCAAATATTTAACATTTGGAAACATCAGGGGCATCTCCCTCTCACCTGAAGGCATGCATATGTCTGTCGCTTCTAATGACGGAAATATCTATTTCCTCTCACTCCCGCTGACTACCATACCGACACCCGCCCCATTACCGACTGTAACTCCGCTTCCCCCTGTTGGAAGCGGTGAACTGATTGTAAATTCCAGTCCCTCCGGGGCAAATATATACCTTGACAATGCATATGCAGGACTCACCCCTTTGACATTAAAGGATGTATCAGCCGGCACTCATAAAATAATTGTCAAAATGGCTGGTTATGAAGACTGGAATTCTGAGATATATATGGAGGGCGGACAGAAAAGTTACATCTCAGCTGAACTCACACCCATGAAGCCT
- the carA gene encoding glutamine-hydrolyzing carbamoyl-phosphate synthase small subunit: MKAVLGLENGEYIIGDGFGAEGTTAGELVFTTQMGGYMEALTDPSYAGQILMFTYPLIGNYGVDEQNFQSPHVNALGCVVNEICQRPSSNRSLSSFFEENNLFGISGVDTRKLTIDTRVNGTLRAALITGDDNGEYAVECAKKVKPISETDLLSQVSCKEPYRIPGKGKRIAVIDLGIKKNIAVSLRKRGADLYMFPHNSSPSDIEACEPEAIFITNGPGDPVLATDAVKCAKHFIGQMPVFGICMGNQVLGRAFGAETYKMKFGHRGSNQPVRHHDGSIYITTQNHGFAVDGDTLPEDCEIYFSNVNDGSLEGFFSKDLDVYCVQFHPEAHGGPWDTEKTIFDFMYRRIP; this comes from the coding sequence ATGAAGGCAGTTCTGGGTCTTGAAAACGGTGAATATATTATAGGCGATGGTTTTGGTGCAGAAGGCACCACCGCCGGTGAACTTGTATTTACAACCCAGATGGGCGGTTATATGGAAGCACTCACTGATCCGAGTTACGCGGGTCAGATTCTGATGTTTACATATCCGCTTATCGGGAATTATGGAGTGGATGAACAAAATTTCCAGAGTCCGCATGTTAATGCGCTCGGATGTGTTGTTAACGAAATATGTCAGCGGCCTTCGTCAAACAGGTCATTGAGTTCTTTTTTTGAGGAAAACAATCTTTTTGGAATTTCCGGTGTTGATACAAGAAAACTTACAATTGATACAAGAGTAAACGGTACACTTCGTGCTGCCCTGATTACAGGCGATGACAACGGAGAATATGCCGTTGAATGTGCAAAAAAAGTAAAACCAATCTCAGAAACCGATCTGTTGTCCCAGGTCTCCTGCAAAGAGCCATACCGAATCCCCGGAAAAGGAAAAAGGATTGCGGTAATTGATCTCGGCATAAAGAAAAATATTGCAGTTTCCTTAAGAAAACGCGGTGCCGATCTTTATATGTTCCCGCATAACTCTTCGCCTTCTGACATTGAAGCATGCGAACCGGAAGCAATTTTCATAACAAACGGCCCCGGTGACCCTGTACTTGCAACCGATGCAGTAAAATGTGCAAAGCATTTCATCGGTCAGATGCCCGTATTTGGAATTTGTATGGGAAATCAGGTATTAGGCCGTGCTTTTGGTGCAGAAACATACAAAATGAAATTCGGGCACAGGGGATCAAATCAGCCTGTCAGGCATCATGATGGTTCAATATATATAACAACCCAGAACCACGGTTTTGCAGTTGACGGAGACACTCTTCCTGAAGATTGTGAAATATACTTCTCAAATGTAAACGATGGTTCACTCGAAGGGTTCTTCTCAAAAGATCTTGATGTCTACTGTGTTCAGTTTCACCCGGAGGCACATGGAGGTCCGTGGGACACAGAAAAGACTATTTTTGATTTCATGTACAGGAGGATCCCTTAA